One Sphaerisporangium krabiense DNA segment encodes these proteins:
- a CDS encoding response regulator transcription factor produces the protein MTESSEARLLIVEDDPNILELLAASLRFAGFDVDTAASGTNAVEAAQRRRPDLIVLDVMLPDMDGFDVVRRLRGGGAHTPVVFLTARDATEDKIRGLTLGGDDYVTKPFSLEEVIARIRAVLRRTAGDPAVPPPRMTFADIELDEESHEVWRQGKVIPLSPTEFKLLRYFMANAGRVLSKAQILDHVWDYDFRGDAGIVESYVSVLRRKIDNTPPRLIHTLRGVGYVLRQPPK, from the coding sequence GTGACCGAATCGTCTGAAGCCCGACTGCTGATCGTCGAGGACGACCCCAACATCCTTGAACTGCTCGCCGCCAGCCTGCGCTTCGCCGGGTTCGACGTGGACACGGCCGCGAGCGGGACGAACGCCGTCGAGGCCGCCCAGCGCCGCCGCCCCGACCTGATCGTCCTCGACGTCATGCTGCCGGACATGGACGGGTTCGACGTCGTACGCCGCCTGCGCGGCGGCGGCGCGCACACGCCGGTCGTCTTCCTCACGGCCAGGGACGCCACCGAGGACAAGATCAGAGGGCTCACGCTCGGCGGCGACGACTACGTCACCAAGCCGTTCAGCCTCGAAGAGGTGATCGCCCGCATCCGCGCCGTCCTGCGCCGCACCGCGGGCGACCCGGCCGTGCCGCCGCCCCGGATGACCTTCGCCGACATCGAGCTGGACGAGGAGAGCCACGAGGTGTGGCGGCAGGGCAAGGTCATCCCGCTGTCCCCGACCGAGTTCAAGCTGCTGCGCTACTTCATGGCCAACGCCGGCCGGGTGCTGTCCAAGGCGCAGATCCTCGACCACGTGTGGGACTACGACTTCCGCGGCGACGCCGGCATCGTCGAGTCCTACGTCTCCGTCCTCCGCAGAAAGATCGACAACACGCCTCCCCGCCTCATCCACACCCTCAGAGGCGTCGGCTACGTCCTCCGCCAGCCCCCGAAATGA
- a CDS encoding MarR family winged helix-turn-helix transcriptional regulator has protein sequence MTNITTRTERPAVPRSDAELASALRVSLARLNRRLRRQAGANSLTPTQFATLAAVERHSAITPGELAELEKMQPPSMTRVIAALEHRGLLARTPHPTDRRQVTISVTEAGRGLMKEERRRKEAWLAMRLMELSPEERATLRAAAPILEKLSQT, from the coding sequence ATGACGAACATCACCACAAGGACGGAGCGCCCGGCGGTCCCGCGCAGCGACGCCGAGCTGGCGTCCGCGCTGCGCGTGTCTCTGGCCCGTCTGAACCGGCGGCTGCGGCGGCAGGCCGGAGCCAACAGCCTGACCCCCACCCAGTTCGCGACCCTCGCCGCCGTCGAGCGGCACTCCGCTATAACGCCTGGCGAGCTCGCCGAGCTGGAGAAGATGCAGCCCCCTTCGATGACGCGGGTGATCGCCGCACTGGAGCACAGAGGACTGCTCGCCCGCACCCCTCACCCGACCGACCGGCGACAGGTGACCATCAGTGTGACCGAGGCCGGACGCGGGCTGATGAAGGAGGAACGCCGACGGAAAGAGGCGTGGCTCGCCATGCGGCTGATGGAGCTGTCGCCCGAGGAACGGGCGACGCTGCGGGCCGCGGCGCCGATCCTGGAGAAGCTCTCGCAGACCTGA
- a CDS encoding ATP-binding protein has product MPIVHIEAKPDHLLRLARQKDPVGAVAEMIWNALDAEACHVRVELEVNELNGVESVSITDDGHGMPNASCTSYFSGLGGSWKTTAKVSPNLKRGLHGRSGQGRLRAFALGEQVRWITVAHAADGRTERTVITGAVDRPADFEISEPERVEIPCGTRVEVSVPANFVGRLSHEDTAQQLTSTFAPFLAANPDVRIIYHGTQLDPATVWTEIAEYVLPWPDAADQAPPLLRVIEWRKNVGRVLALCDANGVVLDEPSPGIQAPGYHFTAYLLWDGFVERRGNLPLAELDEITDLLESAREKLRIHFRRRDQERRERLIQDWISEGVYPYTGEPVLPAQAVERQMFDEVATTIARRLPGVTQSKKTTLRLLKEIIAHDPGGLYPVLDELFRLPQSEQEALKRILQRTSLSEVIKATSQVSDRLDFLAALKKLVFEPAISRTVKERAELHKILERETWIFGDAYALMVSDQSLDAVLARHLKELGRRPEDGRLNPVRREDGRTGIVDLLLGRAHRGNAGREHLVVELKAPNVKVGQVEVAQIKSYAEAIVSDPQFRDARVSWDFWVVSTELEKTVRRDASAPNRPPGCIAEWEGGVRLWARTWSEIIDDCEDRLHFYRDRLNHDPATEHAMEYLRRVHTSVTPEATATP; this is encoded by the coding sequence GTGCCGATCGTTCACATCGAAGCGAAACCCGATCATCTTCTGCGCCTGGCACGGCAGAAAGACCCCGTGGGCGCGGTCGCGGAGATGATCTGGAACGCTCTGGACGCCGAAGCCTGTCATGTCCGCGTTGAACTTGAGGTCAACGAACTGAACGGCGTCGAGTCGGTCAGCATCACCGATGACGGCCATGGCATGCCCAACGCCTCGTGCACGAGCTACTTCAGCGGCCTGGGCGGATCATGGAAGACGACCGCCAAGGTCTCGCCGAACCTCAAGCGCGGTCTGCATGGCCGCAGCGGGCAGGGCAGGCTTCGGGCTTTCGCCCTCGGAGAGCAGGTTCGGTGGATCACAGTGGCGCATGCCGCCGACGGACGGACCGAGCGGACGGTCATCACAGGAGCGGTCGATCGGCCTGCCGACTTCGAGATCTCCGAGCCAGAACGCGTCGAAATCCCGTGCGGGACTCGTGTCGAGGTATCGGTTCCGGCCAACTTCGTCGGCCGCCTCTCGCATGAGGACACCGCCCAGCAACTCACCTCCACCTTCGCCCCCTTCCTCGCCGCCAATCCGGATGTGCGAATCATCTATCACGGCACGCAACTCGACCCGGCCACCGTATGGACTGAAATTGCGGAGTACGTGCTGCCATGGCCGGATGCGGCGGACCAGGCACCTCCTTTGCTCCGCGTCATCGAGTGGCGCAAAAATGTCGGCCGGGTGCTCGCACTCTGCGACGCCAACGGCGTGGTCCTGGACGAGCCCTCCCCTGGAATACAGGCTCCCGGCTACCATTTCACCGCCTACCTTCTGTGGGACGGGTTCGTCGAAAGACGAGGTAATCTGCCGCTGGCAGAGCTGGACGAGATCACAGACCTGCTGGAATCGGCGCGCGAAAAGCTGCGAATACACTTCAGAAGACGCGACCAGGAACGACGGGAACGGCTGATCCAGGATTGGATAAGCGAAGGCGTCTATCCGTACACGGGCGAGCCCGTCCTGCCCGCCCAGGCGGTCGAACGCCAGATGTTCGACGAGGTGGCGACCACGATCGCACGACGGCTGCCAGGTGTGACGCAGAGCAAGAAGACCACACTGCGGCTGCTCAAGGAGATCATCGCGCACGACCCCGGCGGGCTCTACCCGGTACTCGATGAGTTGTTCCGGCTGCCGCAGTCCGAGCAGGAAGCGCTGAAGCGTATCCTCCAGAGAACCAGCCTCTCCGAAGTGATCAAGGCGACCAGCCAGGTCAGCGACCGGCTCGACTTCCTCGCCGCCCTCAAGAAGCTGGTATTCGAGCCGGCGATCAGCCGGACGGTCAAAGAGCGGGCCGAGCTCCACAAGATCCTCGAACGCGAGACCTGGATCTTCGGTGACGCCTACGCGCTGATGGTCAGCGACCAGAGCCTTGACGCCGTGCTGGCGCGCCATCTCAAAGAGCTTGGACGCCGACCCGAGGACGGCCGGCTGAATCCGGTACGTCGCGAGGACGGCCGAACGGGGATCGTCGACCTGCTTCTGGGACGCGCCCACAGGGGAAACGCCGGAAGGGAGCATCTCGTGGTCGAGTTGAAGGCTCCCAATGTCAAGGTCGGTCAAGTCGAGGTCGCCCAGATCAAGAGCTACGCGGAGGCGATAGTCAGCGATCCCCAATTCCGCGACGCTCGCGTTTCCTGGGACTTCTGGGTCGTCTCCACCGAGTTGGAAAAGACCGTAAGGCGCGATGCGAGCGCACCGAACCGCCCACCCGGATGTATCGCCGAGTGGGAAGGAGGGGTGCGCCTCTGGGCACGCACCTGGAGCGAGATCATCGACGACTGTGAGGACCGTCTCCATTTCTACCGCGACCGACTGAACCACGACCCGGCCACAGAACACGCCATGGAATACCTACGCCGAGTACACACCTCAGTCACTCCCGAAGCGACGGCCACCCCCTGA
- a CDS encoding MFS transporter, with protein sequence MFRSLRNYNYRLFVSGSVVSNVGTWMQRTAQDWLVLELSHGSSAALGVTTALQFLPVVLFGLWGGMLADRYPKRPLLMAAQSLMGLLALAMGVLTITGHAQIWQVYVMAFMLGCVSCVEVPTRQSFVVEMVGRSDLPNAIALNSSTFNLARVVGPAVAGVLIYALGGTGPIFLLNALSFAAVISGLVLMRTTELRTPEPVARAKGQLRAGLRYVWQRPELLMPILVVAFVAMFATSFSMSIALMARQVFGQDASSFGVASSVFAVGALGGALLAARRARPTRRLLIAGGIVFGAAQIVAGLAPTYAAFLILLVPAGMAMITTNTTANSSVQLAASPEMRGRVMGIYVLVFTGGAPIGAPLIGWVGELAGPRLGVVICGVMCLAGVGLAMLLTRFAAGRTRRAVVRGVVAAPGGAR encoded by the coding sequence ATGTTCCGGTCGCTCAGAAACTACAACTACCGCCTGTTCGTCTCAGGCAGCGTCGTGTCCAACGTCGGCACGTGGATGCAGCGCACCGCGCAGGACTGGCTGGTCCTGGAGCTGAGCCACGGCAGCTCGGCCGCGCTCGGCGTGACCACCGCCCTGCAGTTCCTGCCGGTCGTGCTGTTCGGCCTGTGGGGTGGAATGCTGGCGGACCGCTACCCCAAGCGCCCGCTGCTGATGGCGGCCCAGTCCCTCATGGGCCTGCTCGCGCTCGCCATGGGCGTACTCACGATCACCGGGCACGCGCAGATCTGGCAGGTCTACGTGATGGCGTTCATGCTCGGCTGCGTGTCGTGCGTCGAGGTGCCCACCCGGCAGTCGTTCGTCGTCGAGATGGTCGGCCGCAGCGACCTGCCCAACGCGATCGCGCTCAACAGCTCCACGTTCAACCTCGCCCGGGTCGTCGGCCCCGCCGTCGCCGGCGTGCTGATCTACGCGCTGGGCGGGACCGGCCCGATCTTCCTGCTGAACGCCCTGTCGTTCGCCGCCGTGATCTCCGGCCTGGTCCTGATGCGGACCACCGAACTGCGCACCCCCGAGCCGGTCGCCCGCGCCAAGGGCCAGCTCCGCGCGGGCCTGCGGTACGTGTGGCAGCGGCCGGAACTGCTGATGCCGATCCTGGTGGTGGCGTTCGTGGCGATGTTCGCGACGAGCTTCTCGATGAGCATCGCGCTGATGGCCAGGCAGGTGTTCGGCCAGGACGCCTCCTCGTTCGGCGTGGCCTCCAGCGTCTTCGCGGTCGGCGCCCTCGGCGGGGCGCTGCTGGCCGCGCGGCGCGCCCGCCCGACCCGCCGGCTGCTGATCGCCGGAGGCATCGTCTTCGGCGCCGCCCAGATCGTCGCCGGGCTGGCCCCGACGTACGCGGCGTTCCTGATCCTGCTGGTCCCCGCGGGCATGGCCATGATCACGACGAACACGACCGCGAACTCCTCGGTGCAGCTCGCCGCGTCGCCCGAGATGCGCGGGCGGGTCATGGGAATCTATGTGCTGGTGTTCACCGGTGGCGCCCCGATCGGCGCGCCGCTGATCGGCTGGGTCGGCGAGCTGGCCGGGCCGCGCCTCGGAGTGGTGATCTGCGGGGTGATGTGCCTGGCCGGGGTCGGGCTGGCCATGCTGCTGACCAGGTTCGCCGCGGGAAGGACGCGTCGTGCGGTTGTTCGTGGCGTTGTCGCCGCCCCCGGAGGCGCTCGCTGA
- a CDS encoding aldo/keto reductase: MEYVHLGRAGLSVSRLCLGTMNFGPETSEEDSFAIMDKAHDVGINFFDTANVYGWKKGEGITEHIVGRWFAKGGGRREKTVIATKLYGSMGDWPNESYLSALNIRRACDASLKRLQTDYIDLYQMHHVDRNTPFDEIWEAMEVLRQQGKIIYAGSSNFAGWHIAKAQETAKRRGFFGLVSEQSHYNLLVREVELEVLPACDDYGLGVIPWSPLAGGLLGGVLRKIDKGRSASERMLGELEKHRDKIERYEAFCDELGENPANVALAWLLAQKAVTGPIVGPRTIEQLDGSLRALEIELDEKALARLDEIFPGPGGPAPEAYAW; encoded by the coding sequence ATGGAATACGTACACCTGGGACGCGCCGGTCTGTCCGTGAGCCGCCTCTGCCTGGGCACCATGAACTTCGGGCCCGAGACCTCGGAAGAGGACTCGTTCGCGATCATGGACAAGGCCCACGACGTCGGCATCAACTTCTTCGACACCGCGAACGTCTACGGCTGGAAGAAGGGCGAGGGGATAACCGAGCACATCGTCGGGCGGTGGTTCGCCAAGGGGGGCGGCCGTCGTGAGAAGACGGTCATCGCCACCAAGCTCTACGGCTCGATGGGCGACTGGCCGAACGAGTCGTATCTGTCCGCGCTGAACATCCGCCGGGCCTGCGACGCCTCGCTCAAGCGGCTGCAGACCGACTACATCGACCTGTACCAGATGCACCACGTCGACAGGAACACCCCGTTCGACGAGATCTGGGAGGCGATGGAGGTCCTCCGCCAGCAGGGCAAGATCATCTACGCCGGTTCGTCGAACTTCGCCGGGTGGCACATCGCCAAGGCGCAGGAGACCGCCAAGCGGCGCGGGTTCTTCGGCCTGGTGTCGGAGCAGTCGCACTACAACCTGCTCGTCCGGGAGGTCGAGCTGGAGGTCCTGCCCGCGTGCGACGACTACGGGCTCGGCGTGATCCCGTGGAGCCCGCTGGCGGGCGGCCTGCTGGGCGGCGTGCTCCGCAAGATCGACAAGGGCCGGTCGGCGTCCGAGAGGATGCTCGGCGAGCTGGAGAAGCACCGCGACAAGATCGAGCGGTACGAGGCGTTCTGCGATGAGCTGGGGGAGAACCCGGCGAACGTCGCGCTGGCCTGGCTGCTCGCGCAGAAGGCGGTCACCGGCCCGATCGTCGGCCCGCGGACGATCGAGCAGCTCGACGGCAGCCTCAGGGCCCTGGAGATCGAGCTCGACGAGAAGGCGCTCGCCCGGCTCGACGAGATCTTCCCCGGCCCCGGCGGCCCCGCCCCCGAGGCGTACGCCTGGTAG
- a CDS encoding MFS transporter, which yields MLAIRDFRLLLADRLLAPAAVAFSVVGVSFAVLDLTGSTADLSYVLAAQIAPALVFTLISGVVSDRVPPQRVIVAANVVIALSEGLLGVLVLSGAVRLWHMIVLETLTGVGMAALWPAMQSVLPKIVPDELLQQANAVSRLAMNGAQMGGAAVAGVVVAAVGPGWAMSVCGVGLLATVPMLLSIRASGHARTDETSALRDLRDGWSEFRSHTWLWTIVAQYCVVLMAWYGSFQVLGPPVAKDHLGGAAAWGAITSAEALGLIAGGVISLRFTPRRPLLLVVSIGAILAVSPLSLAMRWPLVAICLATAVLGVFLEIMMVQWSVTLTRNVPPEKLARVSAYDALGSVMAMPIGALVAGPLAAEIGLSATQYGAAALMVAVSSLALLPRDVRRMRSTDGGSAPSVPAASPSGS from the coding sequence GTGCTCGCGATCCGGGACTTCCGGCTGCTGCTGGCCGATCGGCTGCTCGCGCCCGCCGCCGTGGCCTTCTCGGTGGTGGGCGTCTCCTTCGCCGTCCTGGACCTGACCGGGTCCACCGCGGACCTGTCCTACGTCCTCGCGGCCCAGATCGCACCGGCCCTGGTGTTCACGCTGATCAGCGGCGTGGTGTCGGACCGGGTGCCCCCGCAGCGGGTGATCGTCGCGGCGAACGTGGTGATCGCGCTGTCGGAGGGGCTGCTCGGCGTCCTGGTGCTGAGCGGCGCCGTCCGTCTCTGGCACATGATCGTGCTGGAGACGCTGACCGGCGTGGGCATGGCCGCGCTGTGGCCGGCCATGCAGTCGGTGCTGCCCAAGATCGTGCCGGACGAGCTGCTGCAGCAGGCCAACGCGGTGAGCCGGCTGGCGATGAACGGCGCCCAGATGGGCGGGGCCGCGGTCGCGGGCGTGGTGGTCGCGGCGGTGGGGCCGGGCTGGGCCATGAGCGTCTGCGGGGTGGGCCTGCTCGCCACGGTGCCCATGCTGCTCTCGATCCGCGCCTCCGGTCACGCGCGCACGGACGAGACGAGCGCGTTGCGCGACCTCAGGGACGGCTGGTCGGAGTTCCGCAGCCACACCTGGCTGTGGACGATCGTTGCGCAGTACTGCGTCGTGCTGATGGCCTGGTACGGCAGCTTCCAGGTGCTCGGCCCGCCGGTCGCCAAGGACCATCTCGGCGGCGCTGCCGCCTGGGGGGCGATCACCTCGGCCGAGGCGCTGGGCCTGATCGCCGGTGGCGTGATCTCGCTCCGCTTCACCCCGCGCAGGCCCCTCTTGCTCGTGGTCTCGATCGGCGCGATCCTGGCGGTGTCGCCGTTGTCGCTGGCCATGCGGTGGCCCCTGGTGGCGATATGCCTGGCCACGGCCGTGCTCGGCGTCTTCCTTGAGATCATGATGGTGCAGTGGAGCGTCACGCTGACCCGTAACGTGCCGCCGGAGAAGCTGGCCCGGGTCTCGGCGTACGACGCGCTCGGCTCGGTGATGGCGATGCCGATCGGCGCGCTGGTCGCGGGCCCGCTGGCGGCCGAGATCGGGCTGTCGGCGACGCAGTACGGCGCGGCGGCGCTGATGGTGGCCGTCTCGTCGCTGGCGCTTCTGCCCCGCGACGTGCGCCGGATGCGCTCCACGGACGGCGGGAGCGCGCCGTCCGTGCCCGCCGCGTCCCCGTCAGGATCCTGA
- the lhgO gene encoding L-2-hydroxyglutarate oxidase, producing the protein MTERIGVIGAGILGLAVARELAARGATVTVLDKEDRVAAHQTGHNSGVVHAGIYYAPGSLKARLCRTGVALLREYCAEHRIPYEEVGKLVIASSSAERAGLRRIAERARENGVPGIAELDALGLREIEPHAVGVGAVHSPHTAIIDFPAVARRLAEDVKDLGGSVRLGHPVRALRETASGVQVLGGTTKFTFDRLVACAGLGSDAIARMGGHAGDVRIIPFRGEYYKLAGGAKDLVRGLVYPVPDPRYPFLGVHLTRRIDGEVLVGPNAVLALAREGYTWRDVSASDLREILLWPGTRKLAAQHWRTGVSEVYGSLVKNAFLKAARRYVPTLASHDLVRTPGGVRAQAVARDGGLVDDFVVDVHGRVILVRNAPSPGATSSLAIARHIMSFVPA; encoded by the coding sequence GTGACTGAGCGAATCGGGGTGATCGGCGCCGGCATCCTGGGGCTGGCGGTGGCCAGGGAACTGGCCGCGCGTGGCGCCACGGTGACCGTCCTCGACAAGGAGGACCGGGTCGCCGCGCACCAGACCGGCCACAACAGCGGCGTCGTCCACGCCGGCATCTACTACGCCCCGGGGTCGCTCAAGGCGCGGCTGTGCAGGACCGGCGTCGCGCTGCTGCGCGAGTACTGCGCCGAGCACCGCATCCCCTACGAAGAGGTCGGCAAGCTCGTCATCGCCTCCAGCTCCGCCGAACGCGCCGGGCTGCGCCGCATCGCCGAGCGCGCCCGCGAGAACGGCGTCCCCGGCATCGCCGAGCTGGACGCCCTCGGCCTGCGCGAGATCGAGCCGCACGCGGTCGGCGTCGGCGCCGTCCACTCGCCGCACACGGCGATCATCGACTTCCCCGCCGTCGCGCGCCGCCTCGCCGAGGACGTCAAGGACCTCGGCGGGTCCGTCCGGCTCGGCCACCCGGTGCGCGCCCTCCGCGAGACCGCGAGCGGCGTGCAGGTGCTCGGCGGCACCACCAAGTTCACCTTCGACCGGCTGGTCGCCTGCGCCGGGCTCGGATCCGACGCCATCGCCAGGATGGGCGGCCACGCGGGCGACGTCCGGATCATCCCGTTCCGCGGGGAGTACTACAAGCTCGCCGGCGGCGCCAAGGACCTCGTCCGCGGGCTCGTCTACCCCGTGCCCGACCCGCGCTACCCCTTCCTCGGCGTCCACCTCACCCGGCGCATCGACGGCGAGGTGCTCGTCGGCCCCAACGCCGTCCTCGCCCTGGCCCGCGAAGGCTACACCTGGCGGGACGTCTCGGCGTCCGACCTGCGTGAGATCCTGCTCTGGCCGGGCACGCGCAAGCTCGCCGCCCAGCATTGGCGCACCGGCGTCTCCGAGGTCTACGGCTCGCTGGTCAAGAACGCCTTCCTCAAGGCCGCCCGCCGGTACGTCCCCACGCTGGCCTCCCACGACCTGGTCCGCACGCCCGGCGGCGTGCGCGCCCAGGCCGTGGCCAGGGACGGCGGCCTCGTGGACGACTTCGTGGTGGACGTCCACGGACGGGTGATCCTCGTGCGCAACGCCCCCTCGCCCGGGGCGACCTCCAGCCTGGCGATCGCCCGGCACATCATGTCTTTCGTCCCGGCTTAA
- the thpR gene encoding RNA 2',3'-cyclic phosphodiesterase — protein MRLFVALSPPPEALAEVAGAVGARPERWPDLRWTGSETWHITMAFLGEVPEKALPELETRLGRAAGRHAPMTLRFEGAGAFPSARRARVVWLGLAGGGTAISRLAASLAAGGRRAGAAGAEGKPFHPHLTLARARPRDGLDARPLVEELKDFGGAPWRADAVHLMRSHLGPKTRYEALESWPLTGGG, from the coding sequence GTGCGGTTGTTCGTGGCGTTGTCGCCGCCCCCGGAGGCGCTCGCTGAGGTCGCCGGGGCCGTCGGCGCGCGTCCGGAGCGGTGGCCGGACCTGCGCTGGACCGGCAGCGAGACCTGGCACATCACGATGGCCTTCCTCGGCGAGGTCCCCGAGAAGGCGCTGCCCGAGCTGGAGACCCGCCTGGGCCGCGCGGCCGGGCGCCACGCGCCGATGACGCTGCGCTTCGAGGGGGCGGGGGCGTTCCCCTCCGCGCGGCGGGCCCGGGTGGTGTGGCTGGGGCTGGCGGGCGGGGGGACGGCGATCTCGCGCCTGGCGGCGTCCCTGGCCGCCGGGGGCCGGCGCGCCGGGGCCGCCGGCGCCGAGGGCAAGCCCTTCCACCCGCACCTCACGCTCGCCCGCGCGCGCCCGCGCGACGGCCTGGACGCCAGGCCCCTGGTCGAGGAGCTGAAGGACTTCGGCGGCGCGCCGTGGCGCGCCGACGCCGTCCACCTCATGCGCAGCCATCTCGGCCCCAAGACGCGTTACGAGGCGCTCGAATCCTGGCCATTGACCGGTGGCGGCTAG
- a CDS encoding sensor histidine kinase, whose product MNPTAPPPPENPRPLPYPAPPPAPPGAVRRRKRFLASLSGRTPLRVKLISTMLALVAVALTGIGVSSVSVLRGHLVDRVDQQLDTWAHDVARRLQRAPGLGLGTRIPPDGLVQVRDANGQVVAEAVGLEAESQPGPALPATISSFEPETVPAATGGGDWRVRVVPVAGVGSVVIAIDLTSVDQITSRLMMSELLGGGIVMVVLAVLGVVIVRRSLRPLVEMEHTAAAIAGGQLGRRVPDADPRTEVGSLAASLNGMLAQIEAALHAREVSEAAARGSEERMRRFIADASHELRTPLTSIRGYAEFYRQNPSGDPAKLMRHVEDAAARMGLLVEDLLLLARLDQQRPLTMGPVDLLALAAEAVQDARILAADREVGLEVSGDTAPIVSGDEARLRQVLGNLMTNALTHTPAGTPIRVRAGTTGPTAFVEVIDKGPGLTRDQAERVFERFYRADPSRARTTDDKNHTDPSTRGTGLGLAIVAGLVAAHSGTVTIETAVGTGSTFRVTLPLAPEVLASD is encoded by the coding sequence ATGAACCCCACCGCGCCGCCCCCGCCCGAGAACCCTCGCCCGCTGCCGTACCCCGCTCCACCACCCGCGCCCCCCGGAGCCGTACGGCGGCGCAAGCGGTTCCTCGCGTCACTCTCGGGACGCACGCCGCTGCGCGTCAAGCTCATCTCCACCATGCTGGCGCTCGTCGCCGTCGCGCTGACCGGCATCGGCGTGAGCAGCGTGTCCGTCCTGCGCGGCCACCTCGTCGACCGCGTCGACCAGCAGCTCGACACCTGGGCCCACGACGTCGCGCGACGCCTGCAACGCGCCCCCGGACTCGGCCTCGGCACCCGGATCCCGCCGGACGGGCTCGTGCAGGTCCGCGACGCGAACGGCCAGGTCGTCGCCGAGGCCGTGGGCCTGGAGGCCGAATCACAGCCCGGGCCCGCCCTGCCGGCCACGATCTCGTCCTTCGAGCCCGAGACCGTCCCCGCCGCCACCGGAGGCGGCGACTGGCGGGTCCGTGTCGTCCCGGTGGCCGGCGTCGGCAGCGTCGTCATCGCCATCGACCTCACCTCCGTCGACCAGATCACCTCGCGCCTCATGATGAGCGAGCTGCTCGGCGGCGGCATCGTCATGGTCGTCCTCGCGGTGCTCGGCGTGGTGATCGTCCGCAGGAGCCTGCGTCCCCTCGTCGAGATGGAGCACACGGCCGCCGCCATCGCGGGCGGCCAGCTCGGCAGGCGCGTGCCCGACGCCGACCCGCGCACCGAGGTCGGCAGCCTCGCCGCCTCGCTGAACGGCATGCTCGCCCAGATCGAGGCCGCCCTCCACGCCCGCGAGGTCTCCGAGGCCGCCGCCAGGGGCTCAGAGGAGCGCATGCGCCGGTTCATCGCCGACGCCTCCCACGAACTGCGCACGCCGCTCACCTCGATCCGCGGCTACGCGGAGTTCTACCGCCAGAACCCGTCAGGCGACCCGGCCAAGCTCATGCGCCACGTCGAGGACGCCGCGGCCCGCATGGGCCTCCTCGTCGAGGACCTGCTGCTGCTCGCCCGCCTGGACCAGCAGCGCCCGCTCACCATGGGCCCCGTCGACCTGCTCGCCCTCGCCGCCGAGGCCGTCCAGGACGCCCGCATCCTCGCCGCCGACCGTGAGGTCGGCCTGGAGGTCTCCGGCGACACCGCCCCGATCGTCTCCGGCGACGAGGCACGCCTCCGCCAGGTCCTCGGCAACCTGATGACCAACGCGCTCACCCACACCCCCGCGGGCACCCCGATCCGCGTCCGCGCCGGCACCACAGGCCCCACCGCCTTCGTCGAGGTCATCGACAAGGGCCCCGGTCTCACCCGCGACCAGGCGGAACGCGTCTTCGAACGCTTCTACCGCGCCGACCCCTCCCGCGCGCGCACCACAGACGACAAGAACCACACGGACCCGAGCACCCGCGGCACCGGCCTCGGCCTCGCCATCGTCGCCGGCCTGGTAGCCGCCCACTCCGGCACCGTCACCATAGAAACCGCCGTAGGCACCGGCTCCACCTTCCGCGTAACCCTCCCCCTCGCCCCCGAGGTCCTAGCCTCGGACTGA
- a CDS encoding DUF397 domain-containing protein, giving the protein MTDSSRRRRMDDKLRFHGQWRKSSHSNNGGDCVEVCIARGASRASYGGGEKSLYLVRDSKDPHGRILAFTHTGWGAFRIALKNGAL; this is encoded by the coding sequence ATGACCGACTCCTCACGGAGGCGCCGGATGGACGACAAGCTTCGATTCCACGGTCAATGGCGTAAGAGTAGTCACAGCAACAACGGCGGAGACTGCGTCGAGGTCTGCATCGCGCGTGGCGCGAGTCGTGCATCGTACGGAGGGGGAGAGAAATCACTGTACCTGGTGCGCGATTCTAAGGATCCTCATGGCAGGATTCTGGCTTTCACTCACACGGGGTGGGGTGCATTTCGTATCGCGCTCAAAAACGGCGCCCTGTAA